TCAAAATCCAAATTGTGATTCTTGCTTGGCTTTATATGTTCCCTTCTTCGTTTTTGCAGTTACATGGTTGTGGCACCGGAGCATCATTTATTGTCTTACTTTGTAACACCAGAACAGAAACAACAAGTAAGTTTTATTACTTCTTCTCTTTCCATTACATGAGTCCTACATTGAGTCCTTGCTTATGGTTGCAGGTTGAGGAATACAAAGATTTTGCATCAAGGAAAAGTGATCTTGAGAGAACAGAACTTCAGAAGGAAAAGACAGGCGTGTTCACTGGATGTTACTCGAAAAATCCAGCTAATGGGGAGGCTATTCCCATTTGGGTAGCTGATTATGTTCTAGCAAGGTAACTTCAGCTTTTAACATTTTACATTTGCTTTTGAATTGCATTTGTGTGTGAGACAGAGAACTTTGTTATATGTGGCAGCTATGGAACCGGAGCAATCATGGCTGTGCCAGCTCATGATACCCGTGATAACGAGTTTGCGTTGAAGTATAACATTCCCATCAAGTGGGTGGTGAGGAACGAGGCAAGTTCAAGTGATGAGGTTTATCCAGGAGTGGGGATAATTGAAAACTCATCAAGTGTGGAAACAGGACTTGACATTAATCAACTATCTAGCAAAGAAGCTGCTTTGAAAGTTATTGAATGGGCTGCGAGAACCGGCAATGGAAAGAAAAAGGTTTCATCCTCATGTCTTCTCTTACTATGTAAAACTTTAGCTCTTTTGTTTCTTACTTTTAAAGGTTTTTCTTATTGGCAGGTAAACTACAAGTTGAGGGATTGGCTATTTGCAAGGCAGCGTTACTGGGGAGAACCTATACCTATCTTAATTTTGGATGAGTCTGGTGAAACTATTGCGGTTTCTGAATCTGAACTGCCACTCACTTTACCTGAGTTGAATGATTTCACTCCCACTGGAACAGGGGAACCACCACTGTCAAAAGCAGTTTCATGGGTATGCTTTGCTTTTTGGATATTTAAAGATGGAGATGGACATTTTGTTTATGATTGATGATTTTGCAGGTGAACACTGTAGATCCTGCAACAGGGAAGCCTGCCAAAAGAGAAACAAGCACTATGCCACAATGGGCTGGCTCTTGCTGgtaaatatctatttataagCTATACTCTTTACAATGTTACTGGTGTGTTGAGGATGTTGAGTTATGTAGTGAGAAACTAAACAAAAGCTGTGTGATTTTCTGctatattgtattcatgatagTCTTTTTTTAATCTCCAGGTACTATCTGAGATTCATGGACCCAAAAAACCCTGAAGCATTAGTTgacaaggaaaaagaaaagtgAGAACCATTTAAGTAAAGCTTTGTTACTTTTGGGAAGATTCTTCTTATGAGTGTTGTTATTCATGTGGCAGATACTGGAGCCCAGTAGATGTATACGTCGGTGGTGCTGAACATGCAGTTTTACACTTACTATACTCTAGGTTTTGGCACAAGGtatgtgtcttttgaaaaaaaaaaactctctttctTCTAGCTTTCTATTGCTCAACACTGCAAATCCTGTTTACTGCATCATCGCAGGTACTTTATGACATTGGTGTTGTGTCGACGAAAGAGCCCTTCAAGTGTGTTATAAACCAAGGAATCATCCTTGGGGAGGTCCAGTATACAGCTTGGAAAGACCAAGAAGGAAGCTATGTATCTGCAGATACTGAAGAACGGTTAAATGAGTATCAACAAGTGACAATCCCTGACGATAAAGTatgaatcttcttcttctcttctcattCAGTAACTAAAACTGGTTTTGACTCTCAGGAGTTGTATTATGATCTTTAATGGTATATATAGGTTATGAAGTCTGGAGATCATTTTGTTCTGAAAGAAGACCCTAGCATTCGTTTGATTCCACGTGCTTATAAAATGAGCAAAAGCAGAGGAAATGTAGTGAATCCTGATGATGTTGTGTCAGAGTATGGTGCAGATTCTCTACGTTTGTATGAAATGTTCATGGGACCTTTTAGGTAAAACTTCACATCCCACATGTTGTATTATAACGTTTTCTCTTGCGTTTACATTTGCTGCATTTGCTTCTACTAGGGATTCAAAGACTTGGAACACAAGTGGGATCGAAGGCGTGCACCGTTTCTTGGCAAGAACATGGAGACTAGTCATCGGTTCGCCTCAACCTGACGggtctttcaaagatggcacTGTAGTGACTGATAATGAACCGACTCTTGAACAACTCCGTTCTCTCCATAAGTGCATAGCTAAGGTGACAGAGGAAATTGAGAGTACAAGATTCAACACTGGCATTTCAGGGATGATGGAGTTTGTTAATGCAGCTTATAAGGTTTGGTCTCAAGAACTCTTATACAAGTCAGTTTCAAGCACTGACCCTTACTCTTGTTTCTTCTCATGTTAAACAGTGGAATAATCAACCTAGAGGAATCATTGAGCCTTTTGTTCTTTTGCTCTCACCTTATGCGCCACACATGGCTGAAGAGCTTTGGTCACGGTTAGGCCATTCGAGTTCTCTGGCCTATGAAAGCTTCCCTAAGGTACACAACCAACATATAAACACAATAGTGGAAAGTGTTTAACAGTACTGAGCATGGTCTTTATGCAGGCAAATCCGGATTACTTGAAGGACACAACTATTGTTCTTCCGGTTCAGATAAACGGGAAGACTAGAGGCACCGTAGAGGTTGAAGAAGGGTGTTCTGAAGATGATGCTTTTGCTCTAGCTTCACAAGACAAGAAACTTGAGAAGTATCTAGATGGACAATCGATCAAGAAGAGAATCTATGTACCTGGGAAGATCCTCAACGTTATCCTAGACAAGACTAATGTCAAGGTCACTACAAAGTAGACAAACATTTCACCTTGTCTTAACTCAAAATCTATATTGAATAGTTTCAGATATGTtggaaacaataaaatatttgactGATTCTTTAGAGATTATCAGAGGAAACAACAACGTTGGTTACTTCTTTCCATCCATTTTGCCGAGCTCGAAGCTCCCACATGTAAGACAGTCTTCTCTGTTCGTCTAGAGTCGCCTCTGATTTCTCTCTTGCTAGCTCACACGTCTCCATCCCCATACTGCACTTATCAGCTTCTTTCTGATACTGAGACGCTGCTTTCTTAGCATCTAGCAGCAACCTGTCTGCACGCCATTCGTCTTCTTGAGCTTGTGCTTCTCTTAGCTTCAGCTCTTCAGCTACCATCTCTGTGAAACTACTCTCGCTCTCTTCACTCCCTTCCTCACGTCTCATACAATCTTGACAATGAAACAAGAACCAACATATGAAGTCTGCCAAGTTTTAGCGTTCTTACTTACTATAAAAGGTATTGCTATGAAATAATAACACTCACCCAAGAAGCTATGATTGCTCAATCCTGCAGAAGAAACAATGTGAATCACACAcatcaataattgaattttatcacttgcaaaagaagaaagaacgaTGATTACCGTCAGGGATGGAGAGGAGAGGCTGAGAAGAACAGTCACATACACAAGGAGGACAAGAGGAATGTAGAGAGTCTTCAATGGTCTCGTTGAGATGCCAATGCAAAGACGGTACTGCAATGTAAGCAAGGATGCAGAGTCCCATTACCCCTGACCACCTTGGCCGTCTTCTTCTGCCTTCtgatcatctctctctctgcaaATAAAAGCTTTTTATGAATCTGAGGAGATTCTCCAGTAACTGATCTCCTTG
The window above is part of the Brassica napus cultivar Da-Ae chromosome C3, Da-Ae, whole genome shotgun sequence genome. Proteins encoded here:
- the LOC111204472 gene encoding leucine--tRNA ligase, chloroplastic/mitochondrial-like yields the protein MMSSHQFRSDPFVVSPCCLHICPKVSPNHPFPSLPFQRRRSHHARVRSSAKKKTQCNLKNETPATETAKRVYPFHEIEPKWQRYWEDNRTFRTPDDVDTSKPKFYVLDMFPYPSGAGLHVGHPLGYTATDILARLRRMQGYNVLHPMGWDAFGLPAEQYAIETGTHPKTTTLKNIDRFRLQLKSLGFSYDWERELSTTEPDYYKWTQWIFLQLYKRGLAYQAEVPVNWCPALGTVLANEEVVDGVSERGGHPVIRKPMRQWMLKITAYADRLLEDLDELEWPESIKEMQRNWIGRSEGAELDFTVLDGEGQETDKGITVYTTRPDTLFGATYMVVAPEHHLLSYFVTPEQKQQVEEYKDFASRKSDLERTELQKEKTGVFTGCYSKNPANGEAIPIWVADYVLASYGTGAIMAVPAHDTRDNEFALKYNIPIKWVVRNEASSSDEVYPGVGIIENSSSVETGLDINQLSSKEAALKVIEWAARTGNGKKKVNYKLRDWLFARQRYWGEPIPILILDESGETIAVSESELPLTLPELNDFTPTGTGEPPLSKAVSWVNTVDPATGKPAKRETSTMPQWAGSCWYYLRFMDPKNPEALVDKEKEKYWSPVDVYVGGAEHAVLHLLYSRFWHKVLYDIGVVSTKEPFKCVINQGIILGEVQYTAWKDQEGSYVSADTEERLNEYQQVTIPDDKVMKSGDHFVLKEDPSIRLIPRAYKMSKSRGNVVNPDDVVSEYGADSLRLYEMFMGPFRDSKTWNTSGIEGVHRFLARTWRLVIGSPQPDGSFKDGTVVTDNEPTLEQLRSLHKCIAKVTEEIESTRFNTGISGMMEFVNAAYKWNNQPRGIIEPFVLLLSPYAPHMAEELWSRLGHSSSLAYESFPKANPDYLKDTTIVLPVQINGKTRGTVEVEEGCSEDDAFALASQDKKLEKYLDGQSIKKRIYVPGKILNVILDKTNVKVTTK